Part of the Corynebacterium canis genome is shown below.
CGCTCCGGCCCCACAGCTGGCGCAGGACGAGTACCGTCAACGCCAATAGCAAACCGCCGCGGATGAGTATCACGACGTCGAGAAGCTCATGGTTAATGCCTTTATCTTCAACGCCCAGCATATGCCACATCAGAATCGGCCAAACCGCAGCCTCCGCGCACATCCAGCACCAGGCCAGCCGCCAGCGCGGAACGGCCAACACCACGAGCGGCACCAGCCACAGCGAATATTGCGGGCTCCACACCTTATTGGTCATCAGGAATGCCACCACAATCAGCATCGCCAGCTCCGCCACGCGCGGCTGCTTCGGGCTCTTAAGCCCCGCGTACAGGATCAGCACGCAGCAGAACACGAAGGCGGCCAGGCTCACCGCATTGAGGATCGCCGAGCTGCCCGGAGCGTCGAAACCCTGCCAGCCCGTCACCCGCGACACCACGGCATACACGGTGGTGCCCTCCCAGCCGCGACGTTGATTCAGGCGGAAGAACTCCGCCCAACCTGCCGGGGCGAGGATAATCAGCGGCACGTTCACCACCAGCCATGCGATGCAGGCGCCGGCAAGGAGTTTCAGCCACGCGCCCAACCTGCGGTAGCGCAACGCCAGCGCCAGGTACGCCCCAAGCAGGAAGATTGGCCACAATTTGAACGCGCATCCGAGGCCGATCCAGACGCCCGCCCGCCAGAGCTTGCCCTTTTTTACCGCAAGCATGGCCGCAACGGTCAGCGCGATCGAGGGCGTGTCAAAGTTGGTAAAAGCGTGCACCGCCACCAGCGGGGAGGCGGCCATAAGCACCGTGTCCCACACCCGATTGCCGGTAAGCTCGCGCACCATAATCACTGCTAGGAGCCAGAACGTGGTCAGCGCCAGCGCGGTGATAATAAAGTACAGGCCCGCCTCCGGCAGCGTGTGGCCGGGCGCGATATGGTCCAGCAGGGGATAGGTAAAGCGGGTGATCGTGGCGTTAATCCATTGGAACAAACCTGCGAGGACCGGGTATTCCATAAAGCGGACCACGCCGTCCTCGACCCACGAATAAAAGTACGGAACCGCGCCTTGGTCGAGCCCTTCCGCGCCATACAGCGGAACGATATCGTTGTAGCACGCGGAGAGATATTGTCGACGCCCCGACCAATCCAGCTGCACGCCCCAGTCAACGCGCGTGCCCACCATGCAATTCGCCTTGGTAAAGAACCCGGCACCGAGAAACAGCAGGGCCGTAATGATCAGGGTGCGCTGGGGCGTAAAGAAGCGGGCGCGACCGATGGCGGCGAAGCGCCCCATGGGTCCGCCAAGGAATTCCACGAAACTCTGCGCAGCGGGTTCGGTGTGGGCTGGCTGCACTCTGTGGGTATCACGATCCAGGATCGATGTTTGGGTTTTCATGGAACTCCGATGGCGTAGAACGGACGGGGCGAAGCAAAACCCCGTCCGTGTTGTGTGTCTGTGAACTATTGCTGCGGGCCAAATATGTTTGGCACGCGGATCCCCGGTGCGATTTCCACCGGCTCGGGAGCCTCCGGAACCTCGGGAAGCGCGGGCAATTCCGGCGCCGGCACCAATTCCTCGCTGGTCTGCGGGACGGTGTTCATCGTGGTTGCTGGGGCGTTGTTCTGGTTTTGCGTCGGACCCACGATCTGCGGGTTCGGGCTATAACCCAGGTCTCCGGACGGACTGTTAAAGGTTTCAAAATCCTTTCCGGAAAGCGCCGTATCCATGGTCGCCTTCCAAATCTGCGAAGGCAGGCCGGAACCATAGATGGAAGCGCCCCAGGCGTTGGTCAGCGGTGCGTTGTCTTCGGTGCCGACCCACACGGCCGTCGCTAATTGCGGGGTAGCGCCGATCATCCACGCGTCCTTGTTCTGGCCGGTGTCGCCAAGCTGCGTGGTGCCCGTCTTCGCCGCCGACTGCCGCCCGCCCGCCAACGTATTTCCGTTCGAATACGCCGCGATCGGCAGCATGGCCGCCATCACGTTATTGGCCACATTGGCGGAGACGCGGCGTTCCCCATCGTCGTCGCTGTGTTCGTAGAGCACTTCGCCGCCCGCGGTTTCCACCTTCTGCACAAAGTGTTCCTTGTGCCACACGCCTTCGTTCGCCAGCGTGGCCAGGCCCTCCGCCATGTCCGTGGGGCGCGATTGGTATTGGCCGAGGATAATGCCCTCGTAGGGGGACTCACCGTTTTCGGACAAAGTTTCGGGGATGCCCGGCAGCGACTTTGCGACGCCCAGCGCGTGAGCCATATCAGCAACGTCCTGCGGCCCGTTCTCAAGGTCCTGCTGCAGGCGAATAAAGCTGGTGTTATGGCTGCGCTTCAACGCCTCCTGGATGGCACAGGTGCCACAGCCCACGCCCTCCACATTGGTCACGGTGATATTGCCCGTTTGCACCGGCGCCGAACTATACAGCTTGGACAGCGGAATGCCCTGCTGCAGCGCGGCGGCTAGGCCGAACACCTTGAACGTGGAGCCGGTTTGCAGGGCGGCATTGGCGTAATCCCAACCCGTGGCGTCCTCGCCGCCGTAGTAGGCGCGGATCGCACCGTTACCCGGTTCGATCGCCACCACGGCGACACGCAGCTTGTCGGGCTCGCCCTGCATCACGCTATGCACAGCATCCACCGCGCCTTCCTGGGCGACCGGATCGATGGTGGTGATCACGCGCAGGCCGCGGGTTTGCACATCCGTTTCGGAAATGCCGAGGGTAGCCAGCTCCGAAATAACCTGGTTTTTGATCAGGCCGTTCGGGCCCGCGGCCTCCGTATAGGCGCTGTTCTGAGCGGGGTCGATAACTTCTGGGAACGTTTGTTCATTGCGTTCCTGTTGCGTAATCGCGCCGGTCTGAACCATGCCGTCGAGAACGTAATTCCACCGCTCTTCCGCATCTGGGCGATTCATCCATGGATCCAATTGGCTGGGGCGTTGAATTGCGCCAGCCAGGAAGGCCGCCTCGGAGACGGTGATTTCGCCGAGCGGCTTTCCGTAATAGGCTTGCGCGGCGGCGGAAACGCCGTATGAATTGCGTCCAAAATAAATCGTGTTTAGATAGGCCTCTAACACTTCGTCTTTTGACCACTCATTGGCCATTTTGGACGAATAGACGAGCTCTTTAAACTTGCGCGTCATGGTGCGATCATTACCCACTACAGCGTTCTTCACATACTGCTGCGTAATAGTCGAACCGCCGCCGGCGCTGTCGTTACCGGTAAGTTGGCCCAGCACCGCGCGGCCGAAACCCGAGATCGAGAAGCCGGCATTGCTGTAAAATTCGCGGTCCTCGGCGGCGAGGACGGCATCGCGAAGGTGCTTGGGAATATCATCAAACTTCACCTGCTGGCGGTTGCCCTCCGGCGGCACCACGCGCGCCAATTCGGTAGAGCCGTCAGCTGCGTAAATATAAGAAATCTGCTTGTTCACCAGCTCATCGGGCTTGGGCACCTGAGCGGTGACATATGCGACCATAAACGCCACAACTGGTCCTAATACCGCGACCAGGGTGACCACGAGGAAGGTAATGCCGACGTTCCGGCCAAGCCGGGACTTTTTCTCCTTCGTCCTCGTCCTTCTTTTTTGTTGCTTTTGTTCGTTCACCTAGGGTTCCACTCCATTGTTTGCTTCTTTATGCCCGAACGCTCCCTCACGGGGAAGCGCAATCACGGTGTCACGCTGCTGAGGCTGTTGTTGCCCGGACCAGATGGTTCCATCTGCATGCCGGGCATACTTCGACCGTATGAACTGTTACATCGTGCCCAGACTCTGTAAATGCAGCAATCTCCTCTTCGCTACGGGCAGTACCTGATGCTTTCCCTAGGGTATCGGCAAATACCCACAACACCACCCGCAACTCATCAGAGGCACAGACAGGACAAACGTGGCCCGCTGGGCGACCATGAAAGCGGGCTGCCGTCACTAACAGGAAACTCGCATCGCATACAGCATCCTTAGGTACCGCACCCGAACGCCATTGCTCCAGCAGGCGACGCCGCGCCCACTGGTGACTTACTTCGTTACGATATACGACCACCCCGCCAGTCTAACGCCCATAGCAAGCATCTCTACTGATTCTTTTGGTGTCTCCACACCCCTTTGTGCTGGAAAGGACACGATTGTTTATACGACACCCTAGAACACACGGCTCCGCGCCGACCCCAGATTCGCTATTGTATTTGACACGTGCGGCTAACGCCGCAAAGATTTTTTGTACTGGCAAAATTGAGACTTTGTGGCCATGACCTCGACTTTCATCAGCGATAAACTTTGAAAAACCGTTGACTTTGACCTAATTGTTGCGCGCTAAGGAGTACTATATAAGCCATGTCGAATGCTTCGCCTGAGGAAATTGCCGCCCTTATCCGTCCGTCCCTGACCCAGTTGTATGTGACCTACTTCCGTCGTGCCGATCAATCCGATCTCACCGGACCGCAGCTCACGATCATGACGCGCCTCGCCGAAAACGGCCCGTCGCGTATTAATGAAGTTGCCCGCCGCGAGGGTATCCGGATGCCCACCGCATCCAATGCGCTCCACCAACTTGAACAACGCGGCATGATCGAAAGATTGCGCGATACCGCAGATCGCCGTGGGGTGCGGGTGAGACTTACGGCGCTGGGCCGCACCGAACTAGAACGCGTGGGTGCAGAACGCACCCGATATCTCGCCGAGATGCTCAGTACACTGGAACCAGAACAACTGGAAACCATCAGCGCCTTGGCCCCACTCATCCAGCAACTGGCAGTAAATTACACCTCTGCAACGTTTAAGGACGACGCCAAGGACTAACATCAGCCCGGAGGTTTAGCTGCTCGATGCCCAAGAAGCACCCAACCAGCGCTCGCAAAAACGCTGGTGCGCTCGAGCCGTTACGTGTACTCATCGCTTGGCGTGACGGGGATTCCGGCACCGAAGCTATTCAATTTGCAGCCTGGTTGGCGCGAACCACGCCCATCCAAGTTCGCGCGGTCACGGTATTTACCCGCCCGTGGCCCACCGCCTCGCTGAACAAAATCGGCACTAAGTACCACAAGTGGCTGAAAAAGGAGTCTGCCCGCTACTCCGCAGCTATCAAAAAAGAGCTGACCAACGCTGGCGTCCCCAAAGAGTATTGGGACGATGAGGTTTCCGTCTTCCTTGACGGCACCTCCGAGACCGCGCTGCTCACGCAAGCCGCCACCGCATTTAAGGCCAACCTGGTCGTATTAGGTTCCCATGGCGGCGCACCGAAAGGAAAGTTTCGCGCCGGCTCTACCGCCGACGCCATGTTGCATTCCTCGCCCCTGCCGCTTGGCCTCACGCCCCGCTCGGTCAAACTATCGAAACGAGGCGTCACGCGTATCACGTGTGCCTTTATCGATCTTGAAGACGCGGACTCGCTCATCAACAGCGCGGCCGATCTCGCCGAGCTGTGGAACGTCCCCCTTCGGATTGTCACCTTCGCCCCCGACGAGCTCACCGAAGACCTCGGCCGTAACTTTGACCTAGAAAATGAGTTATCCCACGAATGGCGGGAACACTCTTTGGCGTTCCTTGACCGCATTCATGACATGGTCCTCGAGCGGCATCCACAGCTTTCCATTACTACTGAAATTGGCTCCGGCAAAGGCTGGTCCGGCGCGATTAACGCCCTCAAATGGAAAAAGGGGGACTTGTTATACGTTGGTTCAACCCCGCTTGGGCACTTTGAAAGGGTCTTTGTTGGCTCGGCCACCAACGAAATTCTCCGTCACACACGCGTTCCCATGCTGATTAAACCCGCCGCTTCAAGGTAGCCTCTGCAAACATGAGGAAAGCCTTTATTACAGGAGCAAGTGGCGGGGTTGGCTTAGAAGTTGCCCGCCAATTGAGCGATGCAGGCTGGCAAGTGATCGCGCACTATCGAACCCAACCGAGGGAAATCGACGGCGTGACCTGGTGGCAGGCGGATCTCTGCGCCGAATACGAATTACCGGAAATCCACGAACTCGATGCGCTCGTGCATTGCGCCGGGGTGGCCACACTGGGCAGGGTCAGTGAAGCTCCCCAGCAAGATTGGTTGACCGCAATGGCAGTGAACCTGCACGCCCCGGTCGCAGTGACCAATGCGTTGCTGCCCGCCTTGCGGGCCGCGCACGGCCACGTTGTCTATTTGAATTCGGGAGCAGGACATCGGGCTAACCCCAATTGGGGGGCTTATGCCGCAAGTAAGTTCGCAGCGCGTGCCTGGTGTGATGCATTGCGCGCAGAGGAACCAGTAATCCGCGTGACCAGTGTCCATCCCGGCCGCATCGATACCCCAATGCAAAAACACATCGTCGAACAGGAACAAGGCGATTACGATCCCGCCCAGTATCTCCGGGCGAGCACGGTGGCGGCTGCGGTGGTGTACGCATTAAACACCCCCGATGATTGTGAGCCAAACGAGATGATACTTCGCCCCCGTACCCATTAGAGTCAAAGTATGCACGACCCCCATGAGCGTTTCCCCCACCACCCAGAAAATGACCTTCCGGGAATCCACGAGATTTCGGAAGAGCTGCGTCGTGCCATCGAAACGCCCATGGGAAAAGAACCCGGGGAACAGAAACCCGACGACGCCAGTGATCCGCTGCTAAGGCTCGAACGTAACCGCGACTCCACCCGCCAGGCTATCGGTTTCGCCGTGGCCGTTCCGGCCGTGACCTTCCTCACCGCCTTTATCATTGCGATCATTTCTCGCACTTCCGGCGGCCCGCTGTGCGACGCCGGAATCTCCGACTGGATTTGCAGCCGCCAATTTGAAATCCTGTTCCCGGTCATCCCCGGGGTCATCGCGTTTTCGGGAACCATCCTCGCAGCCTGGATCACCTACCTGAAATGGCGCGCCTACAGGCGGTGGCGTCCGTGGCTGGCGATCATCTGGTTCCTTATGCCTTTTACCCTCGCGTGGATGACCGGATTCGGGACCATGCTTATCATCGGCCAACGCTAACCCGCGCCGTCACTCCGCCACCGCAACTACCCGCCGCAACGCCCCATCGGATTCATACACCACCACCAGTTCATCGCCCGCCCACAGCGCGTCCGCGTATCCGAACGCACGGCCGGTACCGAGTTTGGCCCATTCGCGCCATTGATTCCTATGGTCTAGCAGCATGATTCGGCCCCCGATCCGCCCGGCTTCGGCGTAAATGCATGCGAGCCCATGGGGCGTGTCCACGAGGCTGGCATTACATGCCGCCGCCGGGATTTCCGAACTCCAGTGCGGTTCCGCCCAGGTCAGGCCGAGGTCTTCCGATACGCTCCACCAACGACCCAAAGCACCACTGCGAAAGGCCGCCGTCGAACGGGCAGACATCACCAGCCGTCCGCCAATATATGCGAGCGCGGATTCATCGCAATCGTGTCCGCACGCGGCCCCCGAGCTCCAGGTCTTGCCGGCGTCTTCGCTGCGCCAAGTGGCGTGCCGCGTCCTACCGTCCGCCAGCCGCATCACCGCAGGTTGCAGCCATGTCGATCCCACAACCAAGCCGTGCCCGCTGGTGGCAAATACCCCGCTATATTCCCCCGCAACCGCCCCGGTAATCGTAGAAAACTCCCAGGTCAATCCGCCATCTGCGGACCTACCGATATCCACGTGCAAGGTATCGCGCGCGTCATCGCCCCGCCACGGCCGCGAACCGAAAAACCCAACATCGGCGCTGCGGGCATGGAACAGGACCACCCGCGCGCCGTCGGATATCAGCGATGGGTCCGAAAACCCCGTTTGCGGCTCAACTGCCCCGCTCCGCAGCACCTCCACAACGCCGTCACGCATCATGACCAGGGAGTTTGGGTTGGGCAGGTCGGCTGCCATGGCCCCTCCGATGGCTTCCCAATCGGCGTGCACGGGCGGGGTGCGCGCGTCGCATGCCACGAGGATATGCCCACTGACCTGCGCTATTGCCGGGGCGCGCAGCTCAACAACCCCCGGAACGAGCTTATCGACGTCGCGGGGGTCGAGCAATACGGTGTCTGCGGCGAGGCGCAGCTTAGGCGCCTGAGCCAAGTACCACCTCGAACTCTAAGAGTTCGGCCTTACTTGCTACCGGCTTCTTTTCGCCACCATGTGCGGGCGAATTGTCTTTTTGGGCCTTGCGGGCGTCGCCATCCCGCCACGCAACATAGGATTCCTCGTCGGCCCATTGCGTAACCACGAAATAGCGCGTTTCACCAGCAACGGGGCGGAGTAGCTGGAAGCCTTCGAAGCCGGGGGAGTCATCCACCACATGCTTGCGGGCTTCGAACCTCTTTTCAAGTTCCGCGCCTTCACCTTCGGGAACAGTAAGTGCGTTAATTTTCACGATGCTCATACGCCGTAGCCTACCCTAAAACTAACTTTGACATGCATCATTTCCGCAGTGAACCAGCTCCGGGGTGCCCGCGCAGGATTCGCACATAAGTACCTGCTCCCGACATTCCCCATTATCGCAGTTCACAAACGTGTTCGTCGGGGCATTGCAGTGGATGCAATGGCCGAGTTGCGCAGCGTCGTCACCGAACTCCACGTGCATGCGGCGGTCAAACACATACAGGGAGCCTTCCCACAACCCGTGGTTGCCAAACTTCTCGCCGTACCGCACGATGCCGCCATCGACCTGATACACCTCGGTAAACCCGCGATTGATCATCAGCGCGGACAGGATCTCGCAGCGGATCCCGCCGGTGCAGTACGTGATCACGGGTTTGTCTTTCAGGTGGTCGTACTTGCCGGAGTCCAGCTCGGGGATAAAGTCGTGGGTGGTGCGCACGTCCGGCACCACCGCGCCTTTAAACCTGCCAATCTGGGCTTCCATGGCGTTGCGCCCGTCGAAAAAGACCACCTCGTCGCCGCGTTCGGCAACCAGTTCGTTTACCTCGGCGGGGGAGAGGTGGACGCCGCCGCCGATAACGCCTTCCGCATCGACCTTCAGTTCCCCTGGCGCCCCGAACGCAACGATCTCATTGCGCACTTTCACAGATAGTTTCGGAAAATCCTCCGCCCCGCCTTCGGACCATTTAAATTCGATTCCGCTGAAGTATTCCTTGGTTTTGCGCACGTAGCGTTTACAGGCGGCCATATCCCCGCCGACGGTGCCGTTGATGCCGTGTTCGGAGATCAAGATTCTGCCCCGCAGCCCGAGGGATTCGCACAGGTCACGCTGCCAAAGCATGATCGCCTTGGGGTCCGCAATGGGCTGGAATTTGTAGTACAGGAGAATCTTGCTCTGGGCCATGTGCTTAGTGTAATCCCCGGTACCCGCCCCAAATTCGATTTAGGCTACCCTTTGTTTATGTCGCTTAAAAACACGTTATACAAGGCCACCGTGAAAGGGATGACCCGCGCGGTGTCACGAAACATGGACTTGCCGGACCGCGAGCCCCGCACGGAATTATGCCAGGCGCGGGTGGTGCGCGCGGTGAATTTAGCCCCGCAATTGCGCCGGATCACCTTAAGTGCCGCGCTGTTCCACGATATTGAATTGGGCGGTGCCGATGAATACGTGGGCTTGATTATGCCGAAGCCGGGGGAGACGCTGGTGATGCCCGATCCGAATGTGTTGAACGTGCGCGCGGCGGTAAAGCACCTGCCCGTGAACTTACGCTGGTACACCATCCGCGAATTGCGTAACGACGCCGCGGAGGTCGACCTTGACATAGTCACCCACGGCACCTCGGGGCCCGGCTCCACCTGGACATTACTTGCAAAGGCCGGTGACGAGGTGGGCGTGCGCTTTATGAATTCCTGCCATTACCAGCACACCGGGCCGCAATTCTACTTGGCGGATCCGGCCGCGGCCCCCGCATTGCGCAGCATCTTGGAAACCCTACCGGCGGCGGAAAAGGCCCGCACCCACGTGCTTCTCAACGGCGTGGCTGACGAACTGGAACCACATTTCCCCACCGCTGGCCTGGGTTCGATGGCACGGGATCAAAGCGTGGAAGAATATATGCAGGATCTACCGTTCGACCCCGCCGAGTTGAGTTATGCGTGGCTGTGCGGGGAAGCGGCCCTAGCAACAGGCATGCGCCGCGCCCTCGTAGCCCAGCAGGTTCCGAAAAAACGGATCCTGTTCTCTGGATACTGGAAGCGCGGCGCTGCCCGTACCTAGCTCCTGACTTTCACAATTTGTTTTAGTCACCCGGTTTGTGTGGTGCCTAGAAAGGTTCTATGGTGCTTTCCCGCAACGTGTGATACCTTTGAGCCAGAACCGCCTGTTACGACAGGAGAGGAAGAGGGCCTTGGGACCCCAGCCGGACGACTGGACCCAGGGTCCTCGCTTTGTTCTACAGCGAATCTTCTGCCTTGCAGAAAGAAAGAACATTACCTTTCAGCAAATCCCAGTACTCGGGATTCCCCTGCTTTGTGGCGTTCAAAGCACCTAACACGACGTCAGGGATCCACAACAATGGATCATCGCCACCGCGTGCATGAGAGATTCTTAAGCCTCTATACACACCAGAACTCTGCAAAGCCGCGAGATGCTTAATATCTTTCCGATTCTGAGCTTCCTGTCTAGACTCTAGGGTGAGGTGATAGACCTTCAGTTCCACCAGCTCGTAATAAAGTCTTTCAAGGCATTTGCGACGGTAGCGTTCGGTTTTCTTGCTCTTTTCGCTGCTGTTGGTCACAATCACTTGGATCGACTCAATCTCGGAGATGGTCTTAACGATGGAGCGTCGCCGAGGGGCACTTTCATCAGTCCGGTGCAACTTAATCTGGCCCGGTAGTAACAGGGGCAACAGTTGGTTGCGCAGCTGCTCAAACTGGGCACGTTCTAGAATTGTCGCGCAGATAAGATATTCCTGCGACTCAGGACTGCGCAAAACAGATGACTCATCACCGTAAGCGACCAATTGTGGATCGGAACTCACCTTCCCAGTGTAACTTTCAAGCCCGCAACCTCGTACGATCACTGTCCACCCTAGGTTAGACCCCGCCGAGTTAAGTTATGCGTGGCTGTGCGGGGAAGCGGCCCTGGCAACAGGCATGCGCCGCGCCCTCGTAGCCCAGCAGGTTCCGAAAAAACGGATCCTGTTCTCTGGATACTGGAAGCGCGGCGCTGCCCGTACCTAGCTCACCTAAGAGCTTTATTCTTCCTCTTCCTCACCAATAGTGGTCTCTGCGTCATCCGCATCTAGTAGAGATTCTACACTCTCTTCATCCTGTTCCGTGGCGGTTTCCGGTTGTTCTTCGTCCGTGTCGGCAGCCGGCTCCGGCGCGTCCTGGATTAGGAACTGGCTCGTCATGGATTTCTTGCGATCCGCGCAGGTCACCACGGTCACGCCGCCGATATAATCCTGCACGGTTTGCAGCATCTTTTCGGGGGTAGCCAACACCATATGGAAACCGAACTTGGTGAACACGTCCATCGCGCGGCGCGTAAAGCGGGCGTCGGCGCGGTCAAACGCTTCGTCGAGAATCACCGTGCCGTAGCGCGAGCAATCGCCGACCACGCACGTCCGGGCGCGGGCCTCACTCAAGCCAGCGCCGGTGAGTTGGTAACGCAGGGCGGCCGCAAGGCAGAAGAACACGAGCTTTTGCGCCTGGCCGCCGGACAAGCCCTCGGCAGAGTCGTACACTGCGCCGCGGGAACCGTCCAGGTTCAGCTCGACGCCTAGGAAGGTGACGTGCTTGCGGGTATCTAGGCGGAGGCGGTAGATCCGCTCGGGGGATTCATCGGAAATCTTGAGCAGCTCAATGACTTCCTTGAGCTTGAGGAAGCGCTCTTCGCTATCCAGGGCGTCCTCGTCATTGAGCACGCCGTCCACAACCTCGCGCAGCTTTGCCACGAAGTCGCGCGCCTCGGCGGGCAGGGCCTCGCGGGCCTCGATCTGCAGGTGGGCGCCCGGCTCGAACTCCGTGGTGGAAAGCGACTCGTTGATCAGCTCCATAGCATCCCGGATCTCCCGCGGGGCGCTCTGGATCTGGTACAACAGCTTGTTTAGGTTCTGCTTGGTCTGCTCCCGCAGCATTTCGCGGAAGCGGGCCTCGAAGTTGGGCAGGTCATCCTCCTCGAGGCGGGCCAATAGGGCGGCGAAATCCCCGCGGTAGGCCTGCTCCGCAACCAGGTCGCCGGAACGCTCGGGCCAACGGCTCAGGAAGCCGAGCATGGCCTCCATAGCAAGCCGCTCCTGGCGCTGGATCTCCCGGTTACACTTGGTGATCTGCTGGTTGAGTTCCTTGCTCACGCGGTCCTTGACCTGCAGGATATTGTCCGAGCGGATGGAACGCGTGTAGTTGAGGAAGCGGCCGTTCAGGCGTTCCTTGACCTCGTCGGTAAGCTCCCCAAAGTCCTCAGCCTTTTCCTTGAGCTCGCGGCACAGGTCTTCGGACTGACGGAGTTCCTGCAGGTAGCCACCGCGCTGGCTGGTCAGCTCCTCGGCGAGGGTCATGGATTCGCGGAGGCGGTCCTCAACCCCGGTAAAGCGCTGCTTAAGCTGCTTCAGCTCCACCTGGGCGTCGACAAGCTCGTCGATGCGGCCCTGGCAACGGTGCACCTCCCGCTTGCACGCCTCAGTATCGATGGCGGAGAAGTCGGTGACATTGATAATCTCGCGGCCGGCTCGCAGGCACTCGTAATCGCGGTTCGTGTTCTCCTCGAACACGGCGGCGTCTTCATCGGCCTTGGCCAGGCGTTGCTCGGCGGCGGCGATGGCGGAAGTCAGGGCGTCGATCTTATCGTCGTTGCTGCTGCTGAGCACCCAATGCGTGCGGTCTGTAAGCAGCTGGCG
Proteins encoded:
- a CDS encoding glycosyltransferase family 87 protein codes for the protein MKTQTSILDRDTHRVQPAHTEPAAQSFVEFLGGPMGRFAAIGRARFFTPQRTLIITALLFLGAGFFTKANCMVGTRVDWGVQLDWSGRRQYLSACYNDIVPLYGAEGLDQGAVPYFYSWVEDGVVRFMEYPVLAGLFQWINATITRFTYPLLDHIAPGHTLPEAGLYFIITALALTTFWLLAVIMVRELTGNRVWDTVLMAASPLVAVHAFTNFDTPSIALTVAAMLAVKKGKLWRAGVWIGLGCAFKLWPIFLLGAYLALALRYRRLGAWLKLLAGACIAWLVVNVPLIILAPAGWAEFFRLNQRRGWEGTTVYAVVSRVTGWQGFDAPGSSAILNAVSLAAFVFCCVLILYAGLKSPKQPRVAELAMLIVVAFLMTNKVWSPQYSLWLVPLVVLAVPRWRLAWCWMCAEAAVWPILMWHMLGVEDKGINHELLDVVILIRGGLLLALTVLVLRQLWGRSVDPVLEAHGGQDPLAGPFVARSTSHV
- a CDS encoding transglycosylase domain-containing protein, producing the protein MNEQKQQKRRTRTKEKKSRLGRNVGITFLVVTLVAVLGPVVAFMVAYVTAQVPKPDELVNKQISYIYAADGSTELARVVPPEGNRQQVKFDDIPKHLRDAVLAAEDREFYSNAGFSISGFGRAVLGQLTGNDSAGGGSTITQQYVKNAVVGNDRTMTRKFKELVYSSKMANEWSKDEVLEAYLNTIYFGRNSYGVSAAAQAYYGKPLGEITVSEAAFLAGAIQRPSQLDPWMNRPDAEERWNYVLDGMVQTGAITQQERNEQTFPEVIDPAQNSAYTEAAGPNGLIKNQVISELATLGISETDVQTRGLRVITTIDPVAQEGAVDAVHSVMQGEPDKLRVAVVAIEPGNGAIRAYYGGEDATGWDYANAALQTGSTFKVFGLAAALQQGIPLSKLYSSAPVQTGNITVTNVEGVGCGTCAIQEALKRSHNTSFIRLQQDLENGPQDVADMAHALGVAKSLPGIPETLSENGESPYEGIILGQYQSRPTDMAEGLATLANEGVWHKEHFVQKVETAGGEVLYEHSDDDGERRVSANVANNVMAAMLPIAAYSNGNTLAGGRQSAAKTGTTQLGDTGQNKDAWMIGATPQLATAVWVGTEDNAPLTNAWGASIYGSGLPSQIWKATMDTALSGKDFETFNSPSGDLGYSPNPQIVGPTQNQNNAPATTMNTVPQTSEELVPAPELPALPEVPEAPEPVEIAPGIRVPNIFGPQQ
- a CDS encoding DUF5318 family protein; translated protein: MVVYRNEVSHQWARRRLLEQWRSGAVPKDAVCDASFLLVTAARFHGRPAGHVCPVCASDELRVVLWVFADTLGKASGTARSEEEIAAFTESGHDVTVHTVEVCPACRWNHLVRATTASAA
- a CDS encoding MarR family winged helix-turn-helix transcriptional regulator — translated: MSNASPEEIAALIRPSLTQLYVTYFRRADQSDLTGPQLTIMTRLAENGPSRINEVARREGIRMPTASNALHQLEQRGMIERLRDTADRRGVRVRLTALGRTELERVGAERTRYLAEMLSTLEPEQLETISALAPLIQQLAVNYTSATFKDDAKD
- a CDS encoding universal stress protein, with protein sequence MPKKHPTSARKNAGALEPLRVLIAWRDGDSGTEAIQFAAWLARTTPIQVRAVTVFTRPWPTASLNKIGTKYHKWLKKESARYSAAIKKELTNAGVPKEYWDDEVSVFLDGTSETALLTQAATAFKANLVVLGSHGGAPKGKFRAGSTADAMLHSSPLPLGLTPRSVKLSKRGVTRITCAFIDLEDADSLINSAADLAELWNVPLRIVTFAPDELTEDLGRNFDLENELSHEWREHSLAFLDRIHDMVLERHPQLSITTEIGSGKGWSGAINALKWKKGDLLYVGSTPLGHFERVFVGSATNEILRHTRVPMLIKPAASR
- a CDS encoding SDR family oxidoreductase, whose protein sequence is MRKAFITGASGGVGLEVARQLSDAGWQVIAHYRTQPREIDGVTWWQADLCAEYELPEIHELDALVHCAGVATLGRVSEAPQQDWLTAMAVNLHAPVAVTNALLPALRAAHGHVVYLNSGAGHRANPNWGAYAASKFAARAWCDALRAEEPVIRVTSVHPGRIDTPMQKHIVEQEQGDYDPAQYLRASTVAAAVVYALNTPDDCEPNEMILRPRTH
- a CDS encoding sialidase family protein, whose amino-acid sequence is MAQAPKLRLAADTVLLDPRDVDKLVPGVVELRAPAIAQVSGHILVACDARTPPVHADWEAIGGAMAADLPNPNSLVMMRDGVVEVLRSGAVEPQTGFSDPSLISDGARVVLFHARSADVGFFGSRPWRGDDARDTLHVDIGRSADGGLTWEFSTITGAVAGEYSGVFATSGHGLVVGSTWLQPAVMRLADGRTRHATWRSEDAGKTWSSGAACGHDCDESALAYIGGRLVMSARSTAAFRSGALGRWWSVSEDLGLTWAEPHWSSEIPAAACNASLVDTPHGLACIYAEAGRIGGRIMLLDHRNQWREWAKLGTGRAFGYADALWAGDELVVVYESDGALRRVVAVAE
- a CDS encoding antibiotic biosynthesis monooxygenase family protein — its product is MSIVKINALTVPEGEGAELEKRFEARKHVVDDSPGFEGFQLLRPVAGETRYFVVTQWADEESYVAWRDGDARKAQKDNSPAHGGEKKPVASKAELLEFEVVLGSGA
- a CDS encoding rhodanese-related sulfurtransferase, whose product is MAQSKILLYYKFQPIADPKAIMLWQRDLCESLGLRGRILISEHGINGTVGGDMAACKRYVRKTKEYFSGIEFKWSEGGAEDFPKLSVKVRNEIVAFGAPGELKVDAEGVIGGGVHLSPAEVNELVAERGDEVVFFDGRNAMEAQIGRFKGAVVPDVRTTHDFIPELDSGKYDHLKDKPVITYCTGGIRCEILSALMINRGFTEVYQVDGGIVRYGEKFGNHGLWEGSLYVFDRRMHVEFGDDAAQLGHCIHCNAPTNTFVNCDNGECREQVLMCESCAGTPELVHCGNDACQS